One genomic region from Amia ocellicauda isolate fAmiCal2 chromosome 4, fAmiCal2.hap1, whole genome shotgun sequence encodes:
- the trpm5 gene encoding transient receptor potential cation channel subfamily M member 5 isoform X1, which yields MPETQDKCPNTVQQRGICRNCGETVEVPQGYTAEIICRCHYMLNEQQIAVEMDSFSRETPYNGSKAENCVENEEVSCVGEIEFCGSTKKRGKFVKVHCATDPAAIYELLTEEWSLTAPHLVVSLVGGDELFQMKPWLRDTVRKGLVKAAQSTGAWILTSGLRFGVTKHLGEAVRDHSLASTSSKAKVVAIGIAPWKMIHNKEVLLTAKPDKPAFYQTEELPHGVVYSLDCNHSHFILVDEDEEHPAGTTEMRIKLLKHISEQRTGYGGTSSIEIPVLCLLVHGEPKILQRIYRGMINSTPWLILAGSGGIADILVSLMNGPCDPDSVQEQLIENFHTEFEWANISKWTELIEKILEHRHLLTVHDPEQEGSEELDAVILRALVKACKSQSQEAQDYLDELKLAVAWNKVDIAKSEIFNGDVEWRACDLEEVMMDALVNNKPDFVKLFVDNGINMHEFMTYGKLQDLYCSISEKCLLHELLLKKHEEKQLLLATRNANLHECVVKKSRFTLYEVSKVLKDFLHDSCKGFYQDTTKKAPSEKSTKSRKFHGNKNLPDMQQRCDNPWRDLFLWAVLQNRQDMANYFWAMGPEAVAAALAGCKILKEMAHLESEAESARSMKEAKYEQFALDLFSECYSNSEDRAYALLVRKTRYWSKATCLNLATEADAKCFFAHDGVQALLTKIWWGAMTTDTAISKLVLSFFFPPLIWTNFIKFSDDELEGGRDGEQFAELDSLDTEKALLFTEEDKIESNKGESQAPQNSNTCMKFLFGRWRRFWSAPVTVFLGNVIMYFAFLFLFTYVLLMDFRPPPPNGPSIPEITLYFWVFTLVLEELRQSFFTDEDISILKKFKLYVEDNWNKCDMVAILLFVMGVSCRMAESSYEAGRTVLALDFMVFTLRLIHIFAIHKQLGPKIIIVERMMKDVFFFLFFLSVWLIAYGVATQALLHPNDPRVDWMFRRVLYRPYLHIFGQIPLEEIDVARMPETNCTMDIIEIMMESRPPCPNLYANWLVILLLVIFLLVTNVLLLNLLIAMFSYTFQVVQGNTDIFWKFQRYNLIVEYHSRPALAPPFIIISHISQIVLSMFKNSESKLDPLEWELPEALDQKLMTWETVQKENYLAKLEKEKRESSEERLKTTTAKVQSLLKIVGGHKDQEKRLLSVETQVKYCSDVLSWMADCFSQSTLRCERNAPKDPRSAANWSKKQQAASEEGNKDK from the exons aacACAGTCCAGCAGAGGGGCATATGCAGGAACTGCGGGGAGACTGTGGAGGTACCCCAAGGCTATAC TGCTGAGATCATCTGTCGCTGCCACTACATGCTGAATGAACAGCAGATAGCTGTGGAGATGGATAGCTTCAGCCGGGAAACTCCATACAATGGCAGCAAAGCAGAAAACTGTGTGGAAAATGAAGAAGTCAGTTGTGTGGGAGAGATCGAGTTCTGTGGATCAACTAAAAAACGAGGCAAg TTCGTGAAGGTCCACTGCGCGACTGACCCAGCAGCTATCTATGAGCTGCTGACGGAGGAGTGGAGTCTTACAGCGCCTCACCTGGTGGTGTCGCTGGTTGGGGGGGATGAGCTCTTCCAGATGAAGCCCTGGCTGCGGGACACAGTGAGGAAAGGGCTAGTGAAAGCTGCTCAGAGCACAG GTGCCTGGATTCTCACCAGTGGACTAAGGTTTGGCGTCACTAAGCACCTGGGGGAAGCAGTGAGGGACCATTCATTGGCCAGCACTTCTTCAAAGGCCAAAGTGGTGGCCATAGGAATAGCTCCCTGGAAGATGATCCACAATAAGGAGGTTTTGCTCACTGCTAAG CCAGACAAGCCCGCCTTTTACCAGACTGAGGAACTTCCTCACGGGGTTGTGTATTCGCTGGACTGCAACCACTCCCATTTCATCCTGGTGGATGAGGATGAGGAACACCCTGCGGGGACGACAGAAATGAGGATCAAGCTGCTGAAGCACATCTCTGAACAGCGCACCGGGTATGGGG GAACCAGCAGCATTGAAATTCCTGTGCTCTGCCTATTGGTTCATGGAGAGCCAAAGATACTACAG AGGATTTACAGAGGGATGATCAACTCTACGCCCTGGCTGATCCTGGCTGGGTCAGGGGGCATCGCGGACATCCTGGTCTCTCTCATGAACGGGCCCTGTGACCCTGACTCTGTGCAGGAACAGCTGATTGAGAACTTTCACACCGAGTTTGAGTGGGCCAACATTTCCAAATGGACCGAGCTG attGAGAAAATCTTGGAGCACAGGCACCTCTTGACAGTTCATGACCCTGAGCAGGAGGGCTCTGAAGAGCTGGACGCAGTCATTCTCAGAGCTCTGGTTAAAG CATGCAAAAGCCAAAGCCAAGAAGCGCAAGATTATCTGGATGAGCTGAAGCTGGCTGTGGCCTGGAACAAGGTGGACATCGCCAAGAGTGAGATCTTCAATGGTGACGTGGAATGGAGG gCCTGTGACCTTGAAGAGGTCATGATGGATGCTCTGGTCAACAACAAGCCTGACTTTGTAAAGCTCTTTGTGGACAACGGGATCAACATGCACGAGTTCATGACCTATGGCAAGCTCCAGGACCTGTACTGCTCCATCTCGGAGAAGTGTCTTCTCCACGAGCTCCTGCTCAAGAAGCATGAGGAGAAACAACTCCTTCTGGCCACCCGCAACGCCAATCTGCATGAGTGTGTGGTCAAGAAATCTCGCTTCACTCTCTACGAGGTCTCCAAGGTCCTGAAAGACTTCCTTCATGACTCCTGCAAAGGCTTCTACCAGGACACAACCAAGAAAGCCCCATCG GAGAAGTCCACCAAGAGCCGGAAGTTTCATGGAAACAAGAATCTACCCGATATGCAACAGAGGTGTGATAACCCCTGGAGAGATTTGTTTCTGTGGGCCGTCCTTCAGAACAGACAAGACATGGCAAACTACTTCTGGGCCATG GGGCCTGAAGCAGTAGCTGCTGCTCTGGCTGGCTGCAAAATCCTGAAGGAAATGGCCCATCTGGAGTCGGAGGCCGAGTCTGCACGCAGCATGAAGGAGGCTAAATATGAGCAGTTCGCACTGG ACCTTTTCAGCGAGTGCTACTCTAACAGTGAGGACAGAGCGTATGCCTTGTTGGTGAGGAAGACCAGATACTGGAGTAAAGCCACCTGCCTCAACCTGGCTACGGAGGCTGATGCCAAGTGCTTCTTTGCCCACGACGGAGTGCAA GCATTGTTGACAAAAATCTGGTGGGGAGCCATGACAACAGATACAGCCATCTCTAAGCTAGTCCTGTCCTTCTTTTTCCCTCCTTTGATTTGGACCAATTTCATTAAATTCAG TGATGATGAGCTGGAGGGTGGTCGTGATGGAGAGCAGTTTGCAGAACTGGACAGTCTGGACACAGAGAAGGCCTTGCTGTTCACAGAGGAGgacaaaat AGAGAGCAACAAGGGAGAAAGCCAGGCCCCACAGAACAGCAACACCTGTATGAAGTTCCTCTTCGGGAGGTGGAGAAGGTTCTGGAGCGCCCCTGTGACAGTCTTCCTCGGCAATGTCATCATGTACTTTgctttcctcttcctcttcacctACGTCCTCCTCATGGACTTCAGACCTCCCCCACCCAACGGCCCCTCCATACCTGAAATCACTCTCTACTTCTGGGTCTTCACCTTGGTACTAGAGGAGCTGCGCCAG AGTTTCTTCACTGATGAAGACATCAGTATCCTGAAGAAGTTCAAGTTGTATGTGGAAGACAACTGGAACAAGTGTGATATGGTGGCCATCCTCCTCTTTGTCATGGGAGTGTCCTGCAG GATGGCCGAATCATCTTACGAAGCGGGCCGCACGGTCTTAGCCCTGGACTTCATGGTGTTCACTCTGCGTCTCATCCATATCTTTGCCATCCATAAGCAGCTCGGGCCCAAGATCATCATTGTGGAGAGAATG ATGAAGGAcgtcttcttcttcctcttcttcctgAGTGTGTGGCTCATTGCCTATGGGGTGGCCACCCAGGCTCTTCTTCACCCGAATGACCCCAGAGTGGACTGGATGTTCAGGAGGGTCCTCTACAGACCCTACCTGCATATCTTCGGACAGATCCCCTTGGAAGAGATTGACG TTGCTCGAATGCCTGAAACGAACTGCACCATGGACATCATCGAGATAATGATGGAGTCCCGACCCCCTTGCCCTAATCTCTACGCCAACTGGCTTGTTATCTTACTGCTCGTCATCTTCCTTTTGGTCACCAATGTTCTTCTTCTTAACCTACTGATTGCAATGTTCAG CTATACCTTCCAAGTGGTCCAAGGGAACACGGACATCTTCTGGAAGTTCCAGCGCTACAACCTGATTGTGGAGTATCACAGCCGGCCTGCCCTGGCCCCCCCTTTCATCATTATCAGCCACATCTCGCAGATCGTCCTCAGCATGTTCAAAAACTCTGAGTCCAAGCTGGATCCCTTAG AGTGGGAGTTACCAGAAGCTCTAGATCAGAAACTGATGACCTGGGAGACGGTGCAAAAGGAAAACTACCTAGCCAAGCTGGAGAAAGAGAAACGGGAGAGTAGTGAAGAGAGGCTGAAAACAACCACTGCCAA ggTGCAATCACTGCTGAAAATAGTTGGAGGACATAAAGATCAAGAGAAACGACTtttgtcagttgagacacag GTGAAGTACTGTAGTGATGTCCTGTCCTGGATGGCTGACTGCTTCTCACAGAGTACCCTGAGATGTGAAAGGAATGCCCCCAAAGACCCAA gGTCTGCAGCAAACTGGTCTAAGAAACAACAGGCGGCATCAGAAGAGGGAAATAAAGACAAGTAA
- the trpm5 gene encoding transient receptor potential cation channel subfamily M member 5 isoform X2, producing the protein MLNEQQIAVEMDSFSRETPYNGSKAENCVENEEVSCVGEIEFCGSTKKRGKFVKVHCATDPAAIYELLTEEWSLTAPHLVVSLVGGDELFQMKPWLRDTVRKGLVKAAQSTGAWILTSGLRFGVTKHLGEAVRDHSLASTSSKAKVVAIGIAPWKMIHNKEVLLTAKPDKPAFYQTEELPHGVVYSLDCNHSHFILVDEDEEHPAGTTEMRIKLLKHISEQRTGYGGTSSIEIPVLCLLVHGEPKILQRIYRGMINSTPWLILAGSGGIADILVSLMNGPCDPDSVQEQLIENFHTEFEWANISKWTELIEKILEHRHLLTVHDPEQEGSEELDAVILRALVKACKSQSQEAQDYLDELKLAVAWNKVDIAKSEIFNGDVEWRACDLEEVMMDALVNNKPDFVKLFVDNGINMHEFMTYGKLQDLYCSISEKCLLHELLLKKHEEKQLLLATRNANLHECVVKKSRFTLYEVSKVLKDFLHDSCKGFYQDTTKKAPSEKSTKSRKFHGNKNLPDMQQRCDNPWRDLFLWAVLQNRQDMANYFWAMGPEAVAAALAGCKILKEMAHLESEAESARSMKEAKYEQFALDLFSECYSNSEDRAYALLVRKTRYWSKATCLNLATEADAKCFFAHDGVQALLTKIWWGAMTTDTAISKLVLSFFFPPLIWTNFIKFSDDELEGGRDGEQFAELDSLDTEKALLFTEEDKIESNKGESQAPQNSNTCMKFLFGRWRRFWSAPVTVFLGNVIMYFAFLFLFTYVLLMDFRPPPPNGPSIPEITLYFWVFTLVLEELRQSFFTDEDISILKKFKLYVEDNWNKCDMVAILLFVMGVSCRMAESSYEAGRTVLALDFMVFTLRLIHIFAIHKQLGPKIIIVERMMKDVFFFLFFLSVWLIAYGVATQALLHPNDPRVDWMFRRVLYRPYLHIFGQIPLEEIDVARMPETNCTMDIIEIMMESRPPCPNLYANWLVILLLVIFLLVTNVLLLNLLIAMFSYTFQVVQGNTDIFWKFQRYNLIVEYHSRPALAPPFIIISHISQIVLSMFKNSESKLDPLEWELPEALDQKLMTWETVQKENYLAKLEKEKRESSEERLKTTTAKVQSLLKIVGGHKDQEKRLLSVETQVKYCSDVLSWMADCFSQSTLRCERNAPKDPRSAANWSKKQQAASEEGNKDK; encoded by the exons ATGCTGAATGAACAGCAGATAGCTGTGGAGATGGATAGCTTCAGCCGGGAAACTCCATACAATGGCAGCAAAGCAGAAAACTGTGTGGAAAATGAAGAAGTCAGTTGTGTGGGAGAGATCGAGTTCTGTGGATCAACTAAAAAACGAGGCAAg TTCGTGAAGGTCCACTGCGCGACTGACCCAGCAGCTATCTATGAGCTGCTGACGGAGGAGTGGAGTCTTACAGCGCCTCACCTGGTGGTGTCGCTGGTTGGGGGGGATGAGCTCTTCCAGATGAAGCCCTGGCTGCGGGACACAGTGAGGAAAGGGCTAGTGAAAGCTGCTCAGAGCACAG GTGCCTGGATTCTCACCAGTGGACTAAGGTTTGGCGTCACTAAGCACCTGGGGGAAGCAGTGAGGGACCATTCATTGGCCAGCACTTCTTCAAAGGCCAAAGTGGTGGCCATAGGAATAGCTCCCTGGAAGATGATCCACAATAAGGAGGTTTTGCTCACTGCTAAG CCAGACAAGCCCGCCTTTTACCAGACTGAGGAACTTCCTCACGGGGTTGTGTATTCGCTGGACTGCAACCACTCCCATTTCATCCTGGTGGATGAGGATGAGGAACACCCTGCGGGGACGACAGAAATGAGGATCAAGCTGCTGAAGCACATCTCTGAACAGCGCACCGGGTATGGGG GAACCAGCAGCATTGAAATTCCTGTGCTCTGCCTATTGGTTCATGGAGAGCCAAAGATACTACAG AGGATTTACAGAGGGATGATCAACTCTACGCCCTGGCTGATCCTGGCTGGGTCAGGGGGCATCGCGGACATCCTGGTCTCTCTCATGAACGGGCCCTGTGACCCTGACTCTGTGCAGGAACAGCTGATTGAGAACTTTCACACCGAGTTTGAGTGGGCCAACATTTCCAAATGGACCGAGCTG attGAGAAAATCTTGGAGCACAGGCACCTCTTGACAGTTCATGACCCTGAGCAGGAGGGCTCTGAAGAGCTGGACGCAGTCATTCTCAGAGCTCTGGTTAAAG CATGCAAAAGCCAAAGCCAAGAAGCGCAAGATTATCTGGATGAGCTGAAGCTGGCTGTGGCCTGGAACAAGGTGGACATCGCCAAGAGTGAGATCTTCAATGGTGACGTGGAATGGAGG gCCTGTGACCTTGAAGAGGTCATGATGGATGCTCTGGTCAACAACAAGCCTGACTTTGTAAAGCTCTTTGTGGACAACGGGATCAACATGCACGAGTTCATGACCTATGGCAAGCTCCAGGACCTGTACTGCTCCATCTCGGAGAAGTGTCTTCTCCACGAGCTCCTGCTCAAGAAGCATGAGGAGAAACAACTCCTTCTGGCCACCCGCAACGCCAATCTGCATGAGTGTGTGGTCAAGAAATCTCGCTTCACTCTCTACGAGGTCTCCAAGGTCCTGAAAGACTTCCTTCATGACTCCTGCAAAGGCTTCTACCAGGACACAACCAAGAAAGCCCCATCG GAGAAGTCCACCAAGAGCCGGAAGTTTCATGGAAACAAGAATCTACCCGATATGCAACAGAGGTGTGATAACCCCTGGAGAGATTTGTTTCTGTGGGCCGTCCTTCAGAACAGACAAGACATGGCAAACTACTTCTGGGCCATG GGGCCTGAAGCAGTAGCTGCTGCTCTGGCTGGCTGCAAAATCCTGAAGGAAATGGCCCATCTGGAGTCGGAGGCCGAGTCTGCACGCAGCATGAAGGAGGCTAAATATGAGCAGTTCGCACTGG ACCTTTTCAGCGAGTGCTACTCTAACAGTGAGGACAGAGCGTATGCCTTGTTGGTGAGGAAGACCAGATACTGGAGTAAAGCCACCTGCCTCAACCTGGCTACGGAGGCTGATGCCAAGTGCTTCTTTGCCCACGACGGAGTGCAA GCATTGTTGACAAAAATCTGGTGGGGAGCCATGACAACAGATACAGCCATCTCTAAGCTAGTCCTGTCCTTCTTTTTCCCTCCTTTGATTTGGACCAATTTCATTAAATTCAG TGATGATGAGCTGGAGGGTGGTCGTGATGGAGAGCAGTTTGCAGAACTGGACAGTCTGGACACAGAGAAGGCCTTGCTGTTCACAGAGGAGgacaaaat AGAGAGCAACAAGGGAGAAAGCCAGGCCCCACAGAACAGCAACACCTGTATGAAGTTCCTCTTCGGGAGGTGGAGAAGGTTCTGGAGCGCCCCTGTGACAGTCTTCCTCGGCAATGTCATCATGTACTTTgctttcctcttcctcttcacctACGTCCTCCTCATGGACTTCAGACCTCCCCCACCCAACGGCCCCTCCATACCTGAAATCACTCTCTACTTCTGGGTCTTCACCTTGGTACTAGAGGAGCTGCGCCAG AGTTTCTTCACTGATGAAGACATCAGTATCCTGAAGAAGTTCAAGTTGTATGTGGAAGACAACTGGAACAAGTGTGATATGGTGGCCATCCTCCTCTTTGTCATGGGAGTGTCCTGCAG GATGGCCGAATCATCTTACGAAGCGGGCCGCACGGTCTTAGCCCTGGACTTCATGGTGTTCACTCTGCGTCTCATCCATATCTTTGCCATCCATAAGCAGCTCGGGCCCAAGATCATCATTGTGGAGAGAATG ATGAAGGAcgtcttcttcttcctcttcttcctgAGTGTGTGGCTCATTGCCTATGGGGTGGCCACCCAGGCTCTTCTTCACCCGAATGACCCCAGAGTGGACTGGATGTTCAGGAGGGTCCTCTACAGACCCTACCTGCATATCTTCGGACAGATCCCCTTGGAAGAGATTGACG TTGCTCGAATGCCTGAAACGAACTGCACCATGGACATCATCGAGATAATGATGGAGTCCCGACCCCCTTGCCCTAATCTCTACGCCAACTGGCTTGTTATCTTACTGCTCGTCATCTTCCTTTTGGTCACCAATGTTCTTCTTCTTAACCTACTGATTGCAATGTTCAG CTATACCTTCCAAGTGGTCCAAGGGAACACGGACATCTTCTGGAAGTTCCAGCGCTACAACCTGATTGTGGAGTATCACAGCCGGCCTGCCCTGGCCCCCCCTTTCATCATTATCAGCCACATCTCGCAGATCGTCCTCAGCATGTTCAAAAACTCTGAGTCCAAGCTGGATCCCTTAG AGTGGGAGTTACCAGAAGCTCTAGATCAGAAACTGATGACCTGGGAGACGGTGCAAAAGGAAAACTACCTAGCCAAGCTGGAGAAAGAGAAACGGGAGAGTAGTGAAGAGAGGCTGAAAACAACCACTGCCAA ggTGCAATCACTGCTGAAAATAGTTGGAGGACATAAAGATCAAGAGAAACGACTtttgtcagttgagacacag GTGAAGTACTGTAGTGATGTCCTGTCCTGGATGGCTGACTGCTTCTCACAGAGTACCCTGAGATGTGAAAGGAATGCCCCCAAAGACCCAA gGTCTGCAGCAAACTGGTCTAAGAAACAACAGGCGGCATCAGAAGAGGGAAATAAAGACAAGTAA